The genomic region ATCGAAGCAAGACCCAAGAAAGACAAGGGCAAGGCCGGAAGCCCTGAGCAGGCCATCGCCTTTATCCAGAAGTTCTACAGAATCGAACGAGAGGCAGCCGAAAAAAATCTTTCTGTCGAAGAAATATTTCAGCTTCGTCAGGAAAAATCAAAATCCGTTCTTGATGATTTCAAGGACTGGCTGGATAAAAGATCTCCCCAGACGCCTCCGTCAAGCCTGCTTGGCAAGGCTTTCAATTACACTCTTTCAAACTGGAACAGACTGATAAGGTATATTGAGAACGGCAATCTCAAGCCTGACAACAATTCTGCTGAAAACGCGATAAGGCCTTTCGTGGTCGGCAGAAAGAACTGGCTCTTCTCAGGACATCCCAACGGAGCCCATGCCTCATCCGTTCTTTACAGCCTTGTCGAATCTGCAAAAGCAGCAAAGCTCGAGCCGTATGCATATCTTAAACTCATCTTCGAGAAAATACCACTCGCGCAGAATGAAGAGGATTATAGAGCTTTGCTCCCTATATCTGTCACATCACAAATTTCCACGTAGTTGGCTGGATGCTTACGATTCTCATGAGCATTCTGAAAACAATATAGCAGAATAAATAAAACTTACTTTGAGAATGTATCTTGTTCTAACAAGTCGCCCAAGCTGACGCCGAACACGCACCGATTTTTCCAGTAAGGCAGCGGCGGCGCGGCTTAGCTCACCGTTGGCCTTGACAATCGAAATAGTAATGTATAATGTAGGTGTATACATTATGGAGGTGAAGTATGGTAAGAACACAAATATATCTCACAGATCGTCAACGAGCTGAATTGGAAATTCTTTCTAAGACTTTGGGTAAAAAGCAAAGTGAACTTATAAGGGACGCCGTTGACCGTCTCTTAGACCAGTCTGGAAGCAATCGACGTGAAATCATATTAAGAGAGACTGCTGGAATCTGGAAAGATCGATCGGATCTCCCTGATTTCAGCACAATACGAACAGAATGGGACAGGCTATAATCATGGCTGAGTCCTTTCTTCTTGATACAGATGTCCTGATTGATTTTTTGCGTGGTTACAGTAATGCTGTAGATTTTGTAGCTGCAAATTCACATAAAATCATTCTATCTTCTATTGTTGTTGCAGAGCTGTATGCTGGTGTTAAAGGAACTACAGAACAAACCGCTTTAGACAATTTCGTATCCCTTTTTCCGGTCATCCCTATAACGTCTGAAATCGCCAAAATGGGTGGACTCTATAAGCGCGATTATGGCAAGTCTCACGGTGTCGGACTTGCAGACGCAATCATAGCTGCTGTCTGTGAATCAGAAAATGCAGTGTTAAAAACATTGAATGTCAAACATTACCCTATGATAAAGGGCTTAAAACCAGCATACAAGAAGTGACTAATAGGCCAACAAGTCGCCCAAGCCGACGCCGACACGCACTGATTTTACCAGTAAAGCAGCGGCGGCGCGGCTTAGCTCACCGTTAGCACTCAAATTATGAAAAAATTGACTATTTCGATGCTCCTTTTGATTGCTGTCAACGTTGGAGTATTCTTTACATCTTATTCATGTGCAAAAGGGAAAGCAGAAGTCGTTGCTCAGAGTTGTTATTACTCCATATCTCCATTGAAGGCACATTTGGCCTTATTTGGTAATTCTGAGCTAACACCATGCTGGCTTTTTAGCGCAGAATATGATCAAAAAGGCATATTAAGTGGTTCCACATTCGATGTATATGTATCATTCACAGGTAATAAGTGGTCGGTTTTGATTGGACAGATTTTCTGAAAATATAAGTGAAAATCCTATCAACAAATCCTTATATAATTTTGACCTCTGTGTCTCATATTTTTAATAAAAGGATAAAAGGCATGA from Desulforegula conservatrix Mb1Pa harbors:
- a CDS encoding type II toxin-antitoxin system VapC family toxin — encoded protein: MAESFLLDTDVLIDFLRGYSNAVDFVAANSHKIILSSIVVAELYAGVKGTTEQTALDNFVSLFPVIPITSEIAKMGGLYKRDYGKSHGVGLADAIIAAVCESENAVLKTLNVKHYPMIKGLKPAYKK
- a CDS encoding ribbon-helix-helix domain-containing protein, whose protein sequence is MVRTQIYLTDRQRAELEILSKTLGKKQSELIRDAVDRLLDQSGSNRREIILRETAGIWKDRSDLPDFSTIRTEWDRL